The following DNA comes from Streptomyces spinoverrucosus.
GCCTCGGAGGCCGAGGCCGCCACGCCGGCGACGAAGGCGCTCCAGGTCGCCGCGTCGAAGAAGGGCTCCCCGTACAGGTGGGGCGCCACCGGGCCGCGCAGGTTCGACTGCTCCGGGCTGACGCTGTACTCGTACAAGAAGGCGGGCAAGAAGCTGCCGCGTACGGCCGCCCAGCAGTACAACAAGACCCGCCACATCTCGGCCAAGAGCCGCAAGGCCGGTGACCTCGTGTTCTTCCACTCGGGGTCGAACGTGTACCACGTCGGGATCTACGCCGGGAAGGGGAAGATCTGGCACGCCCCGAAGACCGGGGACGTGGTGCGGCTGCAGAAGATCTGGACGAAGAGCGTCTGGTACGGCCGGGTCAAGTGACCCTCGGGGGCGGTGGCGGCACCCGAGGGGCCACCACCGCCCGCCCGTGACACGTCCTCAGCCGGCTTGGCTGCCACGCGACGCCCTCTGGGGCGTGGGCGTCGCGCCGGTGGCGGTCGCGCCGGGGCGTATGGCGACCGGGCTCGTCGGGATGCGCACGCGGCCCGCGGGCGACCCGCCCTGGACGATCACGGCACCGCCCACCGCGACGGACGCCCCCACGCCCGGCTCCCCGACACGTTCGCCCACGCCCGGCCTGAGCACGACGCCAACACGTCCCCCGCGACGCCCAGCCGCGCCCCGCCAGGGCTAGGACGACGCACCCACACCACGCCTCGCCCGCGCCCTGCGGCGCTCAGCCCGAGTGCGAGGCCCACGCCCGATACGACGCCCGGCAACGCGCGGCCCGCCCGGGTCCGACGAC
Coding sequences within:
- a CDS encoding C40 family peptidase, with product MTALNRVPSLMARAGTASALTLVAVGGSVVAPGFASEAEAATPATKALQVAASKKGSPYRWGATGPRRFDCSGLTLYSYKKAGKKLPRTAAQQYNKTRHISAKSRKAGDLVFFHSGSNVYHVGIYAGKGKIWHAPKTGDVVRLQKIWTKSVWYGRVK